From the Streptomyces sp. Tu 2975 genome, one window contains:
- a CDS encoding PP2C family protein-serine/threonine phosphatase: MDTFAAVERALRTAAPHALLHVVTAELCERYGARRVELRLADHSMRSLQIVGTAPFATDSVPVHDSPQGRAFGAQEAVVSDDPPARAVEVHLPVTVRGDRMGVLSVTMPDDGFTQAVMPELLHICEALGHEIVVADRDTDLYVLARRAARFTLAAEMQWQLLPGRSCARPEFSLGAQLEPAYAIFGDNYDWSASADHLTLAITNGMGEGMEAALLTNLAVNALRNARRAGLDLAGQATLADQAVYAQYQGRAHVSVLLLRFDLDTGAVEAVDAGSPRLWRLRDRSVEPIPFDEQLPLGMFEDTVYTPQHFTVRPGDRLLFGSDGVYDAVSPAGEHYGDRALARALTSTALLPPTQVPGAVLRELAGHHGQSPLDDDALVVCLDWYGRTEAAAAD; encoded by the coding sequence GTGGACACATTTGCTGCTGTCGAACGGGCGCTGCGCACGGCCGCCCCCCATGCTCTGCTCCACGTCGTGACGGCCGAGCTCTGCGAACGCTACGGTGCCCGGCGGGTCGAACTGAGGCTCGCCGACCACAGCATGCGCAGCCTTCAGATCGTCGGGACCGCGCCCTTCGCCACCGACTCCGTGCCCGTCCACGACAGCCCCCAGGGTCGCGCGTTCGGGGCCCAGGAAGCGGTCGTCTCCGACGATCCCCCCGCCCGGGCGGTCGAGGTGCACCTCCCCGTCACCGTCCGCGGCGACCGGATGGGCGTGCTGTCCGTGACCATGCCGGACGACGGCTTCACCCAGGCGGTCATGCCCGAGCTGCTGCACATCTGCGAGGCGCTGGGACACGAGATCGTGGTCGCCGACCGGGACACCGACCTCTACGTACTGGCGCGCCGGGCCGCCCGGTTCACCCTGGCCGCCGAGATGCAGTGGCAGCTGCTACCGGGGCGCTCCTGCGCCCGCCCGGAGTTCTCGTTGGGCGCGCAACTGGAGCCGGCCTACGCGATCTTCGGCGACAACTACGACTGGTCCGCTTCCGCCGACCACCTGACCCTCGCGATCACCAACGGCATGGGGGAGGGCATGGAGGCGGCCCTGCTCACCAACCTCGCCGTGAACGCTCTGCGCAACGCCAGACGCGCCGGCCTCGACCTCGCAGGCCAGGCCACCCTCGCCGACCAGGCGGTCTACGCCCAGTACCAGGGGCGTGCCCACGTCTCCGTGCTGCTGCTGCGCTTCGACCTGGACACGGGCGCGGTGGAAGCGGTCGACGCCGGCTCGCCGCGGCTGTGGCGCCTGCGTGATCGCTCCGTGGAACCGATCCCCTTCGACGAGCAGCTGCCTCTCGGCATGTTCGAGGACACGGTCTACACACCGCAGCACTTCACCGTGCGCCCCGGCGACCGGCTGCTCTTCGGCAGTGACGGCGTCTACGACGCCGTGTCCCCGGCAGGGGAGCACTACGGGGACAGGGCCCTGGCGCGGGCGCTGACCAGTACCGCTCTGCTGCCGCCGACCCAGGTGCCGGGAGCCGTGCTGCGAGAACTCGCCGGGCACCACGGACAGAGCCCGCTCGACGACGACGCCCTGGTCGTCTGCCTCGACTGGTACGGACGAACCGAAGCGGCCGCCGCCGACTGA